One genomic segment of Rhinolophus sinicus isolate RSC01 linkage group LG11, ASM3656204v1, whole genome shotgun sequence includes these proteins:
- the HERPUD1 gene encoding homocysteine-responsive endoplasmic reticulum-resident ubiquitin-like domain member 1 protein isoform X2: MEADPVTLLVKSPNQRHRDLELSGDRSWSVGHLKAHLSRVYPERPRPEDQRLIYSGKLLLDNQCLRDLLPKEKRHVLHLVCNVKTPPKMPETSTQVAEPTEQPAGRNQGQYPGDSSSDGLRPREVLRNLSPSGWENISRPEATQLAFQGLGPGFSGYTTYGWLQLSWFQQIYARQYYMQYLAATAASGTFVPSPSAQEIPVVSAPAPAPIHNQFPAENQPANQNAAPQVVVNPGANQNLRMNAQGGPLVEEDDEINRDWLDWIYSAATFSVFLSILYFYSSLSRFLMVMGATVVMYLHHVGWFPFRQRPIQNFPNDGPVHEAVNQDPNNNLQEGPDPEIEDPNQLPPDRDVLDGEQTSPSFMSTAWLVFKTFFASLLPEGPPAIAN, encoded by the exons ATGGAGGCCGATCCCGTCACGCTGCTGGTTAAGAGCCCCAACCAGCGCCACcgcgacttggagctgagcggcGATCGCAGCTGGAGCGTGGGCCACTTGAAGGCCCACCTGAGCCGCGTTTACCCCGAGCGCCCG CGTCCAGAGGACCAGAGGTTAATTTATTCTGGGAAGCTGCTGTTGGATAACCAGTGTCTCAGGGACTTGCTTCCAAAG GAAAAGCGGCATGTTCTACACCTGGTGTGCAATGTGAAGACTCCTCCAAAAATGCCCGAAACCAGCACACAG GTTGCTGAACCCACAGAGCAGCCCGCTGGTCGTAATCAGGGACAGTACCCTGGGGATTCCTCAAGTGATGGTTTAAGGCCAAGGGAGGTTCTTCGGAACCTTTCTCCCTCTGGATGGGAGAACATCTCAAG GCCAGAAGCTACTCAGCTGGCGTtccagggcctggggcctggTTTCTCAGGGTACACAACCTATGGGTGGCTGCAGCTCTCCTGGTTCCAGCAGATCTACGCTCGGCAGTACTACATGCAATA TTTAGCGGCCACTGCTGCATCGGGGACTTTTGTTCCTTCACCAAGTGCACAAGAGATACCTGTGGTCTCCGCACCTGCTCCAGCCCCTATTCACAACCAGTTTCCAGCTGAAAACCAGCCAGCCAATCAGAATGCTGCTCCTCAAGTGGTGGTTAATCCTGGGGCCAACCAGAATTTGCGGATGAATGCACAGGGCGGCCCTCTCGTGGAAGAAGACGATGAGATAAATCGAGACTGGTTGGATTGGATCTACTCGGCAGCTACGTTTTCCGTGTTTCTCAGTATCCTCTACTTCTACTCCTCCTTGAGCAGATTCCTCATGGTCATGGGGGCCACCGTGGTCATGTACCT GCATCACGTTGGGTGGTTTCCGTTTCGACAGCGGCCAATTCAGAACTTCCCGAATGATGGTCCTGTTCATGAAGCTGTAAATCAGGACCCCAACAATAACTTACAG GAAGGCCCTGATCCTGAAATTGAAGACCCCAACCAGCTCCCTCCAGACAGGGACGTATTGGATGGTGAGCAGACCAGCCCTTCATTTATGAGCACAGCCTGGCTCGTCTTCAAGACTTTCTTTGCCTCTCTTCTTCCAGAAGGGCCCCCAGCCATAGCAAACTGA
- the HERPUD1 gene encoding homocysteine-responsive endoplasmic reticulum-resident ubiquitin-like domain member 1 protein isoform X1, which yields MEADPVTLLVKSPNQRHRDLELSGDRSWSVGHLKAHLSRVYPERPRPEDQRLIYSGKLLLDNQCLRDLLPKQEKRHVLHLVCNVKTPPKMPETSTQVAEPTEQPAGRNQGQYPGDSSSDGLRPREVLRNLSPSGWENISRPEATQLAFQGLGPGFSGYTTYGWLQLSWFQQIYARQYYMQYLAATAASGTFVPSPSAQEIPVVSAPAPAPIHNQFPAENQPANQNAAPQVVVNPGANQNLRMNAQGGPLVEEDDEINRDWLDWIYSAATFSVFLSILYFYSSLSRFLMVMGATVVMYLHHVGWFPFRQRPIQNFPNDGPVHEAVNQDPNNNLQEGPDPEIEDPNQLPPDRDVLDGEQTSPSFMSTAWLVFKTFFASLLPEGPPAIAN from the exons ATGGAGGCCGATCCCGTCACGCTGCTGGTTAAGAGCCCCAACCAGCGCCACcgcgacttggagctgagcggcGATCGCAGCTGGAGCGTGGGCCACTTGAAGGCCCACCTGAGCCGCGTTTACCCCGAGCGCCCG CGTCCAGAGGACCAGAGGTTAATTTATTCTGGGAAGCTGCTGTTGGATAACCAGTGTCTCAGGGACTTGCTTCCAAAG CAGGAAAAGCGGCATGTTCTACACCTGGTGTGCAATGTGAAGACTCCTCCAAAAATGCCCGAAACCAGCACACAG GTTGCTGAACCCACAGAGCAGCCCGCTGGTCGTAATCAGGGACAGTACCCTGGGGATTCCTCAAGTGATGGTTTAAGGCCAAGGGAGGTTCTTCGGAACCTTTCTCCCTCTGGATGGGAGAACATCTCAAG GCCAGAAGCTACTCAGCTGGCGTtccagggcctggggcctggTTTCTCAGGGTACACAACCTATGGGTGGCTGCAGCTCTCCTGGTTCCAGCAGATCTACGCTCGGCAGTACTACATGCAATA TTTAGCGGCCACTGCTGCATCGGGGACTTTTGTTCCTTCACCAAGTGCACAAGAGATACCTGTGGTCTCCGCACCTGCTCCAGCCCCTATTCACAACCAGTTTCCAGCTGAAAACCAGCCAGCCAATCAGAATGCTGCTCCTCAAGTGGTGGTTAATCCTGGGGCCAACCAGAATTTGCGGATGAATGCACAGGGCGGCCCTCTCGTGGAAGAAGACGATGAGATAAATCGAGACTGGTTGGATTGGATCTACTCGGCAGCTACGTTTTCCGTGTTTCTCAGTATCCTCTACTTCTACTCCTCCTTGAGCAGATTCCTCATGGTCATGGGGGCCACCGTGGTCATGTACCT GCATCACGTTGGGTGGTTTCCGTTTCGACAGCGGCCAATTCAGAACTTCCCGAATGATGGTCCTGTTCATGAAGCTGTAAATCAGGACCCCAACAATAACTTACAG GAAGGCCCTGATCCTGAAATTGAAGACCCCAACCAGCTCCCTCCAGACAGGGACGTATTGGATGGTGAGCAGACCAGCCCTTCATTTATGAGCACAGCCTGGCTCGTCTTCAAGACTTTCTTTGCCTCTCTTCTTCCAGAAGGGCCCCCAGCCATAGCAAACTGA
- the HERPUD1 gene encoding homocysteine-responsive endoplasmic reticulum-resident ubiquitin-like domain member 1 protein isoform X3: MEADPVTLLVKSPNQRHRDLELSGDRSWSVGHLKAHLSRVYPERPRPEDQRLIYSGKLLLDNQCLRDLLPKQEKRHVLHLVCNVKTPPKMPETSTQVAEPTEQPAGRNQGQYPGDSSSDGLRPREVLRNLSPSGWENISRPEATQLAFQGLGPGFSGYTTYGWLQLSWFQQIYARQYYMQYLAATAASGTFVPSPSAQEIPVVSAPAPAPIHNQFPAENQPANQNAAPQVVVNPGANQNLRMNAQGITLGGFRFDSGQFRTSRMMVLFMKL, translated from the exons ATGGAGGCCGATCCCGTCACGCTGCTGGTTAAGAGCCCCAACCAGCGCCACcgcgacttggagctgagcggcGATCGCAGCTGGAGCGTGGGCCACTTGAAGGCCCACCTGAGCCGCGTTTACCCCGAGCGCCCG CGTCCAGAGGACCAGAGGTTAATTTATTCTGGGAAGCTGCTGTTGGATAACCAGTGTCTCAGGGACTTGCTTCCAAAG CAGGAAAAGCGGCATGTTCTACACCTGGTGTGCAATGTGAAGACTCCTCCAAAAATGCCCGAAACCAGCACACAG GTTGCTGAACCCACAGAGCAGCCCGCTGGTCGTAATCAGGGACAGTACCCTGGGGATTCCTCAAGTGATGGTTTAAGGCCAAGGGAGGTTCTTCGGAACCTTTCTCCCTCTGGATGGGAGAACATCTCAAG GCCAGAAGCTACTCAGCTGGCGTtccagggcctggggcctggTTTCTCAGGGTACACAACCTATGGGTGGCTGCAGCTCTCCTGGTTCCAGCAGATCTACGCTCGGCAGTACTACATGCAATA TTTAGCGGCCACTGCTGCATCGGGGACTTTTGTTCCTTCACCAAGTGCACAAGAGATACCTGTGGTCTCCGCACCTGCTCCAGCCCCTATTCACAACCAGTTTCCAGCTGAAAACCAGCCAGCCAATCAGAATGCTGCTCCTCAAGTGGTGGTTAATCCTGGGGCCAACCAGAATTTGCGGATGAATGCACAGG GCATCACGTTGGGTGGTTTCCGTTTCGACAGCGGCCAATTCAGAACTTCCCGAATGATGGTCCTGTTCATGAAGCTGTAA